From Toxotes jaculatrix isolate fToxJac2 chromosome 1, fToxJac2.pri, whole genome shotgun sequence, a single genomic window includes:
- the LOC121194938 gene encoding SHC-transforming protein 3-like, whose product MLKRTKYSRLRNDSLTSPEDRPQRMLPLKRELRLDSDFAQLDPGMPSHHGPSTLKDFIPRVANIRLQSPISLRGLRGQTNTAGDRTTDGHTDRPLSRTEWGSGPNERFCSQPFLSVPLSTGQSLTHSALRCTKRPITLHRMASLPWTPSCPPCSQHRDGLCCFKTSSAADDCTVLGTANTVVHHHIKYMGSVEVTQSMRTLDFDMRMQVTREAISRLCEKRSAKTTVKTKRSVCKGPSAILGQINLQFSGSRIILTVSTESVTLIAASSLQKIAHHPMQAISFASGGDPDVVDYIAYVAKDFTNQRACHILECPQGRACEVINSIGQAFETRFRQLLSHTPSLLSTNPRSAVRICHNWSPEETITDQQSKQESEVSEHCNYYNVIPGKTPPPGGIEDVRIPREENKQDADTQGLHLPRPVSLYENCSITEEASAPPTVGSEVSADQCTAPLSESPIQDLIQEEGWFHGRLGRKQAESLLTCSGDFLVRESSSASGQYVLSGMEGATVRHLLLVDPHGQVRTRDQVFLSVGHLVRFHMENQMPIISGSSELRLKQPILQRH is encoded by the exons ATGCTGAAGCGCACCAAATACAGTCGTCTGCGCAACGATTCGCTGACGTCTCCAGAGGATCGGCCCCAAAGAATGCTGCCCCTGAAGAGGGAACTCCGCTTGGACTCAGATTTTGCCCAGCTGGATCCTGGGATGCCGTCACACCACGGACCGTCCACTCTGAAGGACTTCATCCCCCGTGTGGCCAACATCCGACTGCAAAGTCCTATTTCTCTGCGGGGCCTGAGGGGACAGACAAATACAGCTGGGGACAGAACCACTGatggacacactgacagaccATTGTCCAGAACAGAGTGGGGCTCAGGACCTAATGAGAGATTTTGTAGCCAACCTTTCCTCAGTGTCCCCCTTTCCACTGGTCAAAGCCTAACTCACTCGGCTCTGCGCTGCACAAAAAGACCCATCACCCTGCATCGGATGGCCAGCCTCCCCTGGACCCCCAGCTGTCCTCCTTGCTCACAGCACAGAGATGGTCTGTGCTGTTTCAAGACTTCCTCTGCAGCAGATGACTGTACAGTGCTGGGGACAGCAAATACAGTGGTTCACCATCACATCAAG tACATGGGCAGCGTGGAGGTGACCCAGTCCATGAGAACCCTCGACTTTGATATGAGAATGCAAGTCACACG agaggcAATCAGCAGACTGTGTGAGAAGAGATCAGCCAAGACAACAGTGAAGACGAAAAGG TCTGTATGTAAGGGGCCATCTGCTATTCTGGGTCAAATCAACCTGCAGTTTTCTGGGAGCAGGATCATCCTCACTGTCTCCACAGAGAGTGTGACTCTGATCGCTGCCTCCTCCTTACAG aaGATTGCCCACCACCCCATGCAGGCCATTTCATTTGCCTCAGGAGGAGACCCA GATGTGGTGGATTACATCGCTTATGTTGCAAAGGACTTCACCAATCAGAGAG CATGTCACATCCTGGAGTGTCCCCAGGGTCGGGCCTGCGAGGTTATCAATAGCATCGGTCAGGCCTTTGAGACTCGTTTCCGCCAGCTTCTCAGCCACACGCCATCGCTCCTCTCCACCAATCCCAG GTCAGCAGTGCGAATCTGCCACAACTGGAGCCCAGAGGAGACAATAACAGACCAACAGTCCAAGCAGGAAAGTGAAGTCAGTGAGCACTGCAACTACTATAATGTGATCCCAGGAAAGACGCCGCCTCCTGGGGGAATAGAGGACGTCCGCATCCCGAGGGAGGAGAACAAGCAAGACGCTGACACACAGGGG CTTCATTTGCCTCGGCCTGTTTCACTGTATGAGAACTGCTCCATCACAGAAGAAGCTTCAGCTCCACCTACAG TGGGATCTGAGGTCAGTGCTGACCAGTGTACTGCTCCTCTCTCTGAGTCACCAATCCAGGATCTGATCCAGGAGGAAGGCTGGTTCCATGGCAG GTTAGGAAGAAAGCAGGCAGAATCACTTCTCACCTGTAGTGGGGATTTCCTGGTCAGagagagcagctctgcctccGGTCAGTATGTACTCAGTGGTATGGAGGGAGCCACCGTGCGGCACCTACTGCTGGTCGATCCACATGGACAG GTGCGGACCCGTGATCAGGTGTTTCTGAGTGTTGGTCACCTGGTGCGTTTCCACATGGAGAACCAGATGCCCATCATTTCTGGAAGCAGTGAGCTGCGTCTGAAACAGCCAATCCTGCAAAGACACTAA